A stretch of Fusarium poae strain DAOMC 252244 chromosome 2, whole genome shotgun sequence DNA encodes these proteins:
- a CDS encoding hypothetical protein (BUSCO:41373at5125): MSASFFSLQGQTALVTGGTRGIGQAVAIGLAEAGADIILVQRDTTSQSTKESVEKLGRKAFIYTADLSSQESVAALVPKVLADGHEIRILINCAGIQRRHPCEVFPDSDFNEVIQVNLNSVFTLCRDVGAHMLNLEPSSVTGRRGSIINFGSLLTFQGGFTVPAYAASKGAVGQMTKSFANEWTAKGITVNAIAPGYIATDMNEALLNNPERLASITSRIPAGNWGSPDDFKGTSVYLASKASGYVSGHVLVVDGGWMGR; this comes from the exons ATGTCTGCTTCGTTCTTTTCCCTTCAAGGCCAAACGGCTCTTGTTACTGGAGGCACACGCGGTATCGGACAAGCTGTGGCCATTGGCCTGGCAGAGGCTGGCGCCGACATTATTCTAGTACAG AGagacacaacatcacaatcgACAAAGGAGTCAGTCGAGAAGCTGGGCCGAAAGGCTTTCATTTATACCGCCGATCTATCGTCACAAGAATCCGTTGCTGCTCTTGTGCCCAAGGTCCTCGCCGACGGACATGAGATCCGCATCTTAATCAACTGTGCTGGCATTCAGCGACGTCACCCTTGCGAAGTCTTCCCCGACAGCGACTTCAATGAA GTCATCCAAGTCAATCTCAACTCTGTCTTCACTCTATGCCGTGATGTCGGCGCCCATATGTTAAACCTCGAACCGTCCTCTGTCACTGGTCGTCGCGGCAGTATCATTAACTTCGGCTCTCTTCTCACATTTCAAGGTGGCTTCACGGTCCCCGCCTACGCTGCATCGAAAGGCGCTGTTGGCCAAATGACCAAGAGTTTCGCCAACGAGTGGACTGCCAAGGGCATTACTGTCAACGCAATTGCTCCCGGATACATCGCAACTGATATGAATGAAGCTCTGCTAAACAACCCAGAACGTCTCGCTAGCATTACTTCACGAATTCCTGCCGGTAACTGGGGCTCGCCGGATGATTTTAAGGGCACTTCTGTGTATCTTGCAAGTAAAGCCAGTGGATATGTGAGCGGACATGTCTTGGTTGTTGATGGCGGATGGATGGGTCGATAA
- a CDS encoding hypothetical protein (BUSCO:49733at5125), with product MAQEGIFSANLLSSEVKAALPEGYTLRALRKSDFNSGFLDCLRVLTTVGDITEADFVKQYDDMAAAGSYYIIIIEDTSRKESPVVGTGALITERKFIHSLGAVGHIEDIAVAKDQQGKKLGLRIIQALDHIAEQVGCYKSILDCSEANEGFYVKCGFRRAGLQMAHYYEGEKGKSQ from the exons ATGGCTCAAGAAGGCATCTTCAGCGCCAACCTCCTCTCTTCTGAGGTCAAGGCCGCTCTTCCTGAGGGCTACACTCTGCGTGCTTTGCGCAAGTCCGACTTCAACAGCGGTTTCCTCGACTGCCTACGCGTCTTGACCACGGTAGGTGATATTACCGAGGCCGACTTCGTTAAACAGTACGATGACATGGCTGCTGCTGGCAGCTACTACATTATCATCATTGAGGACACCTCGCGCAAAGAGAGTCCTGTCGTTGGAACTGGTGCTCTGATCACTGAGCGCAAGTT CATCCACTCTCTTGGCGCCGTCGGCCACATCGAGGATATTGCCGTCGCAAAGGACCAGCAAGGCAAAAAGCTCGGTCTCCGAATCATCCAAGCGCTTGACCACATCGCCGAGCAGGTCGGCTGCTACAAGAGCATCCTGGACTGCAGCGAGGCCAACGAAGGTTTCTACGTCAAGTGCGGCTTCCGACGAGCTGGTCTTCAGATGGCCCACTACTATGAGGGCGAAAAGGGTAAATCTCAGTGA
- a CDS encoding hypothetical protein (BUSCO:2753at5125), with protein sequence MDNASITSVEELPPQPGRTLLPSPVAQAVSLATRSTCLAIRLSSRAGSFGLSAAKVTTLSSLELARGMVETVLGQAGRETLSRSQSDLSIAEAESIIERSFEHLHNAMSQAVFWTTAGFQFTNTTFSMASGISQLLLSSLDQVFGSTDSSRAIASIITLIRREFHDPATGLDGETIGMTDLVLGLCALAYLQRWSWKMVEEERKRQECEEIVWDVVVLNDGERIDIQDRVPRNPVFTKSASLPTGNDSPNKFQTAAIIPTRSGSFQGEEEIIEHLKDEMANKLPPDTSVSILNAVSSTQTVTINVDGPRPFPLPLLPGAEIIEANGLDNQVGKRYSQLLEDPPEASSYRVVYKLERSRTGSMSFSGSRDGPITDVDTPQGESPPMVPVKEPPQVPKKPRTSAAKSPPLRWSRPTRVTDDTPPRNSPSTTSKSRSNGTRDEKGRSPRSNSASPPSSPIEPQTPQREANQKRPRAPINSSYPRGKTSGSRETTITPKRILSKRNSDTSTPTQQPGDKKAGLRQALREGSQSISNIWTKDSPPTDSKKKPQPKVSNTAKFSSKIISNPRAHLDQQRIEQAELIPRSSSRTGYVSVHERRRNSMVSQTDAYSFRSRCATPTYPPSVSLSGPASDPTGGQHSSNDGLLVPPPISISHRRIIRKSPSLWSMASNDSQSSVVLSYYHQKSAYTASDAMGGLRRDGIVNGIFPQAHVLRNITRYMRFSSASYGSAFLKFMGISKDMPLLRAWDSTHADVRHFVHHTESDTHSILLASIVDPQGGTDSSGSTGTGVPLVHYISLDHGAKAVVLACRGTLGFEDVLADMTCDYDVLTWRGRGHKVHKGVHASARRLLYGGDRRVLLTLREALLEFPDYGLVLCGHSLGGAVTAVLGVMLSEPNPSGTGFVTAINAPERTVGDDQLDGLLPVHSTLPPRRPIHVYAYGPPSTMSTSLRKRTRGLITTIVHGNDIVPYLSLGVLHDFQAVALAFKNDQQQAKTEIRQRIWQTFQTGVADKWYGGLPSVPSGDTSKWGHSVLQGLRAGMTNRKLVPPGEVFTIETQRVLRRDAFLLSEEDHIGRPAQRIVLKYVKDVEERFKELRFGTSMLVDHNPARYEEALNKLRLGVV encoded by the coding sequence ATGGACAACGCAAGTATTACATCCGTAGAGGAACTTCCTCCGCAACCTGGCCGTACTCTACTCCCTTCTCCAGTCGCTCAAGCTGTCAGTCTAGCAACACGCTCGACATGCCTTGCCATTCGTCTCAGTTCAAGGGCCGGTTCATTTGGCCTCAGTGCAGCCAAAGTTACAACTCTATCCTCCCTGGAGCTCGCTCGCGGTATGGTCGAGACTGTACTAGGCCAAGCAGGAAGGGAAACTCTATCACGATCCCAGAGCGATTTGTCAATTGCTGAGGCTGAATCCATCATCGAGCGCAGTTTTGAGCATCTTCATAATGCCATGTCCCAGGCCGTCTTTTGGACGACTGCAGGTTTTCAGTTTACAAACACGACCTTCTCCATGGCATCTGGGATCTCTCAATTACTTCTATCTTCCCTTGACCAAGTATTCGGCTCGACCGACTCTTCTCGAGCCATTGCAAGCATAATAACGTTGATAAGACGAGAGTTCCACGATCCCGCGACTGGGCTCGATGGGGAAACTATCGGCATGACGGATCTAGTCCTTGGATTATGCGCTTTGGCATATTTACAGCGGTGGTCGTGGAAAATGGTAGAGGAGGAAAGGAAACGACAGGAGTGCGAAGAGATTGTGTGGGATGTTGTTGTCCTGAACGATGGCGAGCGGATCGACATACAAGATCGTGTTCCCCGAAATCCAGTCTTTACAAAATCGGCCAGCCTGCCTACCGGAAACGACAGTCCCAACAAGTTCCAAACAGCAGCCATTATCCCTACCCGCTCAGGGTCTTTCCAAGGCGAAGAAGAAATTATCGAACATTTGAAGGATGAGATGGCCAACAAACTCCCTCCCGACACTTCTGTATCCATCTTGAATGCAGTGTCTTCTACACAGACCGTCACCATCAATGTCGATGGGCCTCGCCCATTTCCTCTACCTTTACTACCAGGCGCAGAGATCATCGAAGCTAATGGGTTAGATAACCAAGTCGGAAAGCGCTATAGTCAACTACTTGAGGATCCTCCAGAAGCCTCAAGTTACCGTGTTGTGTATAAGCTTGAAAGATCCAGGACTGGTAGCATGTCCTTCTCAGGATCGCGGGATGGCCCAATAACTGACGTTGACACGCCACAAGGAGAGTCACCCCCTATGGTACCAGTCAAAGAACCTCCCCAAGTACCAAAGAAACCACGGACGTCTGCTGCCAAATCACCCCCACTACGATGGTCAAGACCTACTAGGGTTACTGACGACACACCACCCCGAAACTCTCCATCGACTACAAGCAAATCTCGCAGTAACGGAACACGAGATGAGAAAGGGAGATCACCACGATCAAATTCGGCCTCGCCACCATCCTCGCCCATTGAGCCTCAGACCCCTCAGCGTGAAGCAAATCAGAAAAGACCACGAGCGCCCATCAACTCATCATATCCTCGTGGCAAAACCAGTGGTTCCCGTGAAACCACTATAACCCCGAAGAGAATACTATCGAAAAGAAACTCAGACACTTCAACTCCTACTCAGCAGCCTGGCGACAAAAAGGCCGGTCTGCGGCAAGCTCTTCGAGAAGGAAGTCAGTCGATTTCCAATATCTGGACCAAGGACTCGCCACCTACAGATAGCAAAAAGAAGCCGCAGCCAAAAGTTTCAAATACCGCCAAGTTCAGTAGTAAGATTATCAGTAATCCACGGGCTCATTTGGACCAACAGCGCATCGAACAGGCTGAGCTTATTCCACGCAGCTCTTCGAGGACAGGCTATGTCTCTGTTCATGAGCGCCGGCGGAACTCTATGGTATCTCAGACAGATGCATATTCTTTTCGATCACGATGTGCCACCCCAACCTATCCACCGAGTGTTTCCCTGAGCGGCCCGGCGTCTGATCCGACGGGGGGTCAGCATTCGTCAAATGATGGCCTGCTTGTACCTCCTCCAATCTCTATCAGTCATCGTAGGATCATTCGCAAAAGCCCCAGTCTTTGGAGCATGGCTTCAAATGACTCGCAGTCGTCGGTAGTACTTTCATACTACCACCAGAAGAGCGCCTATACAGCATCAGATGCAATGGGGGGCCTTCGACGTGACGGTATAGTTAATGGGATATTCCCCCAGGCTCACGTGCTTCGTAACATCACAAGATATATGAGGTTCTCGTCTGCATCCTATGGGTCGGCATTTCTCAAGTTCATGGGGATCTCTAAGGACATGCCATTGTTAAGAGCGTGGGATAGCACACATGCTGATGTCAGACATTTCGTCCATCACACCGAGTCCGACACCCACAGCATCCTCTTGGCTTCTATTGTTGATCCACAAGGGGGAACAGACTCTAGTGGTTCGACAGGAACAGGTGTACCCTTGGTACATTACATCTCTCTTGATCATGGTGCCAAGGCAGTTGTCCTAGCCTGTCGGGGTACTTTAGGGTTTGAGGATGTTCTCGCTGATATGACTTGTGACTACGACGTCTTGACTTGGCGTGGCCGGGGCCACAAGGTGCACAAAGGTGTTCATGCTTCAGCTCGTCGTCTCTTGTATGGTGGAGATAGACGCGTGCTTCTGACACTTCGTGAGGCGCTGTTGGAATTTCCAGACTATGGCCTTGTACTATGTGGCCATTCTCTTGGGGGTGCAGTAACAGCGGTACTTGGAGTCATGCTTTCCGAGCCAAATCCAAGTGGTACCGGGTTTGTGACGGCCATCAATGCACCCGAAAGAACAGTCGGCGATGATCAGCTTGATGGGCTACTTCCTGTTCACTCTACACTACCCCCAAGGCGTCCCATTCATGTCTATGCATATGGGCCTCCCAGTACAATGTCGACATCCCTTCGTAAACGAACTCGTGGCCTCATCACCACCATAGTTCATGGTAACGACATTGTTCCATACCTCTCCCTAGGAGTCCTCCATGACTTTCAGGCAGTTGCGCTCGCTTTCAAGAACGATcagcaacaagccaaaacGGAGATTCGTCAAAGAATATGGCAAACCTTCCAGACTGGCGTGGCAGATAAATGGTATGGAGGCCTGCCCTCGGTGCCGTCTGGGGATACGTCCAAATGGGGACATTCAGTCCTTCAAGGTTTGAGAGCAGGCATGACGAACCGGAAACTCGTGCCACCTGGAGAAGTGTTTACCATTGAGACTCAAAGAGTCTTGAGGCGCGATGCATTTTTGTTATCTGAAGAAGACCACATTGGCAGGCCAGCGCAAAGAATCGTGCTGAAATACGTCAAGGATGTCGAGGAACGTTTTAAAGAGTTGAGATTCGGGACGAGCATGTTGGTCGACCACAACCCGGCGAGATATGAGGAAGCATTGAACAAGCTTCGTCTTGGTGTCGTTTGA
- a CDS encoding hypothetical protein (CAZy:GH43_1~CAZy:GH43_2~CAZy:GH43~CAZy:GH43_29~CAZy:GH43_35~CAZy:GH43_33~CAZy:GH43_30~CAZy:GH43_31~CAZy:GH43_34) has translation MAPLITNVYSADPSAHVFNGKIYVYPSHDRETDIKFNDNGDQYDMADYHVFSTESLDPPAEVTDHGVVLKTEDIPWVSKQLWAPDAAEKDGKYFLYFPARDKQGIFRIGVAVGDKPEGPFTPDPEPIKGSYSIDPASFVDDDGQGYLYFGGLWGGQLQCYQKGNDIFDPEWQGPKEVSGEGVPAQGPRVAKLSDDMHQFAGDVQEIQILAPETGKPILGDDHDRRFFEAAWVHKKNGKYYFSYSTGDTHFLCFAIGDSPLGPFTYGGRILEPVLGWTTHHSIVEFKGKTYLFYHDCELSKGVDHLRSVKAKEIFYDDDGKIITTTAD, from the coding sequence ATGGCGCCCCTCATCACCAATGTCTACAGTGCTGACCCCTCAGCCCATGTCTTCAATGGAAAGATCTATGTCTATCCCTCTCACGATCGTGAGACTGATATCAAGTTCAACGACAATGGCGACCAGTACGATATGGCCGACTACCATGTCTTCAGCACTGAGAGCCTAGACCCGCCCGCCGAGGTCACTGACCATGGTGTTGTCCTAAAAACAGAAGACATCCCCTGGGTGTCCAAGCAACTCTGGGCTCCCGATGCCGCTGAGAAGGACGGCAAATACTTCCTCTATTTCCCCGCACGAGATAAGCAGGGAATCTTTCGAATtggtgttgctgttggcgacAAGCCAGAGGGTCCTTTCACCCCGGACCCAGAGCCTATCAAGGGCAGCTACAGCATCGACCCCGCAAGCTTTGTGGATGACGATGGACAGGGATATCTCTACTTTGGAGGTCTCTGGGGTGGACAACTGCAATGCTACCAAAAGGGCAACGATATCTTTGATCCTGAGTGGCAGGGTCCTAAGGAAGTCAGCGGCGAAGGTGTGCCCGCCCAAGGACCAAGAGTTGCCAAGCTCAGCGACGACATGCACCAATTCGCAGGTGATGTTCAGGAAATCCAGATTCTTGCCCCTGAGACAGGCAAGCCCATTCTGGGAGACGACCACGATCGACgcttcttcgaagcagcttGGGTTCACAAGAAGAACGGTAAATACTACTTCTCGTACTCTACAGGAGACACACACTTCCTCTGCTTCGCCATCGGTGACAGCCCTCTTGGACCCTTCACCTATGGAGGCAGAATTCTGGAGCCTGTGCTGGGATGGACGACACATCACTCGATTGTCGAGTTCAAGGGCAAGACCTACCTCTTCTACCATGACTGCGAGTTGAGCAAGGGCGTCGATCACTTGAGGTCAGTCAAAGCCAAAGAGATATTctacgatgatgatggcaagaTCATTACCACTACAGCCGACTAG
- a CDS encoding hypothetical protein (BUSCO:56115at5125): protein MAPIISISQGERSSDKPVPRGPKSPARAAQIQAQNRRREYLARHPSYFQNLEHELADSVLYERLIKRFQTASEREAEGKAKGYGRTLEADLQRGESKLTQLKKGDGVENLIGDLEHPWEKPAADKANGICLWHAFLEERFVHGLDDDFDYRSIDTDEDLDTMLRRDAQDAWFDDEEPSWVDEDEPSLQRRQGETGVQDF, encoded by the exons ATGGCTCCTATAATATCAATATCCCAAGGCGAGCGCTCGTCTGACAAGCCCGTCCCCAGAGGACCCAAATCTCCAGCCCGGGCTGCGCAGATCCAGGCGCAGAATCGAAGGCGAGAGTATCTCGCCCGGCATCCCTCTTACTTTCAGAACCTTGAGCATGAGCTCGCTG ATTCTGTGCTATATGAGCGGCTAATCAAGAGGTTCCAAACAGCTTCAGAGCGTGAGGCTGAGGGTAAAGCAAAAGGCTATGGCCGGACGCTGGAGGCTGATCTACAACGAGGGGAATCCAAACTCACACAGCTCAAAAAAGGCGACGGAGTCGAAAATCTAATCGGCGATCTTGAACATCCCTGGGAGAAGCCAGCCGCCGACAAGGCTAATGGTATATGCTTATGGCATGCCTTCCTTGAAGAGCGCTTCGTCCATGGTCTGGACGATGATTTCGACTATAGGTCAATCGACACTGATGAAGATCTCGATACCATGCTCAGACGAGACGCTCAAGATGCGTGGTTCGACGATGAAGAACCAAGCTGGGTTGACGAGGATGAACCGTCGTTACAAAGACGGCAGGGCGAAACGGGCGTTCAGGACTTTTAG
- a CDS encoding hypothetical protein (BUSCO:41926at5125) produces the protein MNSFKTPLNKSSLFRFDIQPILNNWSWVACNAASSRRISEAAVIMPPRVRGASTPLAGLDAAVSISSRSSSPFLRTFSTTPCREKMSKGRARMFEWLNNGGGRSLAEAGTSPNYLGPHQDQPFPLNPLFRSQPVLADQTREIIYDKVIGKGESLKAVSAEMHIDVRRVAAVVRLKEVEKQWKSEGKQLAVPYARAVMKMLPKTFWEEGAENVPHEPINEIHVHNLTMQQLFAPVSESRHFTREDAAKAFHDNMLSADSRSPQRELINMEKKVIEGVPRPEALAKFQEITQNRESEMADKLQRHRQDVEEKTKRIQTDRYEFRFKLINTDDVGRDGRSRKGTGWRYGAPFEDRKRGLVKIPTSVP, from the exons ATGAACAGCTTTAAAACACCTCTCAACAAGTCCAGCCTTTTCCGATTCGACATCCAACCAATTCTAAACAATTGGTCCTGGGTCGCATGTAATGCAGCAAGCAGTCGGAGAATATCTGAAGCTGCTGTAATCATGCCTCCTCGAGTGCGCGGCGCATCGACGCCGCTGGCTGGCCTCGATGCCGCTGTCTCTATCTCCTCCAGGAGCTCCTCCCCATTCCTCCGAACGTTCTCGACAACGCCATGCCGCGAGAAGATGAGCAAGGGTCGCGCAAGGATGTTCGAGTGGTTGAACAATGGCGGTGGCAGGAGTCTTGCTGAGGCTGGTACCAGCCCTAACTACCTTGGTCCTCACCAAGATCAACCTTTCCCTCTCAATCCACTGTTCCGAAGTCAACCTGTGCTGGCCGACCAGACACGCGAGATTATCTACGACAAGGTGATAGGCAAGGGTGAGTCTCTCAAGGCGGTGTCTGCTGAAATGCACATCGACGTGAGACGAGTTGCCGCCGTAGTGCGGTTAAAGGAGGTTGAAAAGCAATGGAAATCTGAA GGCAAGCAGTTGGCAGTTCCTTACGCCAGAGCAGTCATGAAAATGCTGCCCAAGACGTTCTGGGAAGAGGGCGCAGAGAACGTGCCACACGAGCCTATCAACGAGATTCACGTGCATAACCTCACGATGCAACAACTATTTGCGCCAGTGTCGGAATCTCGGCATTTCACACGAGAAGATGCTGCCAAGGCCTTTCACGATAACATGCTCTCTGCAGATTCGCGATCGCCTCAGCGTGAACTTATCAATATGGAGAAAAAGGTTATCGAAGGTGTTCCTCGTCCGGAGGCGTTGGCCAAGTTCCAAGAAATCACTCAGAATCGTGAAAGTGAGATGGCCGACAAGTTACAGCGTCATCGTCAGGACGTAGAGGAGAAGACGAAACGAATACAGACGGACCGTTATGAGTTCCGATTCAAGCTTATTAACACTGATGACGTGGGCCGCGACGGTCGTTCAAGAAAGGGAACTGGATGGCGCTACGGTGCACCGTTCGAGGACCGCAAGCGTGGGCTGGTCAAGATTCCTACGTCGGTGCCTTGA